The following is a genomic window from Strongyloides ratti genome assembly S_ratti_ED321, chromosome : 1.
tataaatatatatgaaacATTTAATCAAAGCATGATTTTCctgtttttctttttctaccttcaattaataaaattgcttagtagaaataaataatttttttttgttattattaatatttgttgtcgttatgaataaaatatatgaatacAACATCATGTGAAAGGCGGGtgatgataatataaataataaataaaatattataaaaaaatatagtaataagaatatattaaaaaaaaaaataatataactaatttgttgttgttgttgctCCAGTATTGGTAATAGTATTAAGAGTACCATCAATTTGACTCATTATACTATTTAACTGACCTTCTATTGCAGCATAGTCAACTAATTCATTtcttaattttgttattttagcTTTTTGTAAAAGATATGAATGACGATAATTATCAACTTCATTTTGTAAAACTTTAATTTCAGCATCTTTTTGAATAATCTTTAAATCTCTCTCAAAAACATCCTTctgttttttctttaattcaTCTAACAATATCTCTGAATAACTAtgtattctttttaattcatcTAACATCATATTTggtgaaacattttttatatatttatcttcaTTTAATGTATCATCATCACCACTCATTTCaaaatatagttttatacaaaatataaaaggcCTCCTACATTTTCCACATTTCCTTTCCTGTCGTTGaatcttaaaaattaaaaatatataattttttttttattaaatattataacttaCATCATACATAGTATGAAAGCAATTTTTACATAACATGTGTCCACAAGATATAGCAATAACATTATCTGGAGACATTCTTTGAAGGCAAACAAAACAATCCGTATTAAAAGACATGCTGTAAATAAAACtgcaacttttttttttttttttaactttcgaatctataaaaaaaaattaaaaaaaaaattattagccATATAAATTATAGATTAAGTGTGacacattattttattttatatgatacttttatatgaaaaaaaagtacattatataattagagaaaaaaaaagggCAGAAACTGTTTTTTGCACTCTtcttttttatgtaaaattttcaatcatgttgtaaaataattatgtttGCTATcgttatcattaaaatactatcctttttaaatttttaaaagtagaggataaataagtttaaaatataataaaaaaaaaatatttaaacatttctattattataataaaatggcaaaaacaaaaagaagtaaatgtttcaaataataaaaaaaagattaaatatcAATGATCCTCGAATATTTAAAGAAGGAAGGAGTGATAAATATGTGTCAAGTTTTTAATAGAGATATTGTGAATAATGTGGTCTCTacttttattgtattttaataatataaaaaaaaatgataggAAAGAAGTATATGATATGATGGagatgtttaattttttaatactttagttggtcataaaaataataatataataaatcaattgaaaacaaaagatattgtgctcttttattttttgtatgacctttttatatttaaattaatcaaataataaaaaattttttatgatctaatattttaatgaatttaaatggtaaaatattgaaaaatagtattaatttatagaaaaaaaaattattcaaaaaaatagtttGACCTTTGTCAATATAtctatgtatatatatagaataaCTAGAAATGCTTAGAATGAAAAAGTACAACTTTCCTTTGTCTGTAGTTTAcaattcaattttttctaCCAGTTCGTACTACTTTATATTCaactaatataataaaatgcaCATATCAaccaaatatatttttttttaaatgtttcaaaGATATTCCGTCATTTGAGGTACATCTTATGACATTTTTATCTGGTCTCCCATAATGGATCacacttttttattattattatattttttttttcatactatttaataaaaaaaaagatcatcacaataaatttatggtttttttatcatgagaaagtatgttttttttaacagGATCATAAatctttcattttattataaatttttaaccaTTGATCAGAgatcaacatttttttttaatcaaaaataattttaatgttaatacatcaaatataatttataatagatGAAATGATTGTCTGGTTGTTTATAATTcttgttaaattattatttcatataatatatatatatttcactTTTGAGTAaatctttattaaattttaataaatgattcatttatttgtcaaaataaaaaaaaacaaatattagtTAAATTAACACACATTTTTTGTGTTTTAACTTCAAAAGAATAAACctgtattaaataaaattttatattaaaaatttataaataaaaacagtttttttatttaatatattttttaattttttttaaaatttctttataatttataatcaaaGATTCATGTTAGAAtccaatttttaaaagtgg
Proteins encoded in this region:
- a CDS encoding Zinc finger, RING-type domain and Zinc finger, RING/FYVE/PHD-type domain-containing protein, producing MSFNTDCFVCLQRMSPDNVIAISCGHMLCKNCFHTMYDIQRQERKCGKCRRPFIFCIKLYFEMSGDDDTLNEDKYIKNVSPNMMLDELKRIHSYSEILLDELKKKQKDVFERDLKIIQKDAEIKVLQNEVDNYRHSYLLQKAKITKLRNELVDYAAIEGQLNSIMSQIDGTLNTITNTGATTTTN